The Deinococcus sp. KSM4-11 sequence CTCAAACGCGTCGTTTCCCAGGATCCCGCCGGCGATGCTGGGTTCAGGCGTCGTCTGGTGAGCCATCGCGGGCTGCTCCTTTTTGGTTGAGGTGCGCTTCGAGCCGGTCGAGCCCGTCGCTCCAGAAGCGCCGGTAGGTCTCAAGCCACTCGGTGGCCTCGACGAAGGCGGGGCCGTTGAGGCGGTGGACGCGGTACTTGCCGCGTTGTTCGGCCGTGATGAGGGCGGCCTGCTGGAGGACGCGCAGGTGCCGGGAGATGGCGGGGAGCGAGATGTCGAAGGGGGCGGCCAGTTCGCCGGCTGTGCGTTCCTGGTGGGCGAGGTTGGTGATGATGGCGCGCCGGGTGGGGTCGGCGAGGGCGGCGAAGGTCTGATCGAGCTGGCTCATTTAACCAGTACGTTAAATGTTTGGCGATAGAGAGTCAAGCAGAAGAGTCAGAGCGGGGTGACCCGAGTAACGGCCTGAAACGCCACAGCATGGCAAGTCGTCTATAGCACCCGTAAACACGGCCCTGGTCTGCACCAACCTGGACACGCCGTCGCCCAGGCACCCTGTCAGCACCAGCGGGCGAGGCACAGGTGACAGTTCTCGAGCCTCGAACAGGGGTTACTTGACGCGGGTCAAGGTGCAGGTGGTGTCGCCGGCCGTCGGGCCGCCTTCGAGGTACGACAAGATGCCGTCGGTCAAGGAGTCCACTGCCTTGTCCTCGCTCTTGGCGAAATCATCGGCGCTGGCAAAGCGGTACAGGCCGATCTCCGGGCGGTTGAGCGTGTCGACCGGGTTGCGGAGCAGGCACGTGAACGCGGTCTTCTTCCCGGCGTCGACGCGGGTTTGCCCCACCACCATGAACTCCGGCATGGCTCCGGCTGGGGCGTAGCCCACGTTGTCCTCGATGGACGCGGCGCCGTCCGCGTGCAGTGGAGACACGTACGTGACGATCTGCGAGCCATCCCGTCGTTTCGCGGCGCCGACGGTGACGGTGCTCACGGCGCCGCCACTCACGTCGACCGTCCATATCTGGCCCGGGGCGACGACTGTCGGGGCGCCAGCGCCCGCCATGGACGGAGCGCACGACGCGAGAAGGGAACCGAGGAGCAGGGCAGACAGGATGGGTTTCTTCATGGGAACCTCTGGAGGGCAACTGGAGATGGGGGCTACTTGAGACGGGTGAGGGTGCAGGGCACGCCGCCGTCCATGACGCCGGTAGCCGCGTACCGGGCCACGCCGGACGTCACCTGATCGGTGGCGGCGTCATCGTCCTTCGCGAACTCCGCCTCGCCCACCACCCGCGCCAGGCCCGCCTGCGCTGTTCCGGGCACACCAGACGGGAACCGCACCGTGCACGACAGCGCGTGCGACGCCATTCCGTCCGACCAGATCTGCATGGCGGTGATGAACGCCGCCGGGTTCCCCGCGCCGCCCTCCGC is a genomic window containing:
- a CDS encoding helix-turn-helix transcriptional regulator, with the translated sequence MSQLDQTFAALADPTRRAIITNLAHQERTAGELAAPFDISLPAISRHLRVLQQAALITAEQRGKYRVHRLNGPAFVEATEWLETYRRFWSDGLDRLEAHLNQKGAARDGSPDDA